In Lycium barbarum isolate Lr01 chromosome 9, ASM1917538v2, whole genome shotgun sequence, the DNA window CCAAAGAGGTACTAGTCAATTTTTTTCAAAGTTACCCTTCTCTTAAATGAGTTTTTCAAATTTTAACATTGActatttttacttttaaaaaacGTTTGGGAAAAGTAAAAGGATAAGATAATCAAATGACTCTTTAATTAATTACATTAATTAACTTTCTTACACACGCCCCAAAAGTTCGCTTATTTTGGATGGGAGGAAGTAATAGTTCATATTTAGATTTCTAAAATATTCTTAATAAGGATAATTTAGTAAAATATACACTCAATTAATGTTCTACTAAGGGGAGTGTAAAATGCAAACTAGACAAGTAAAGAAAATGGAAAGAGTAAAATGAAAACCCTTAATAAATTCAACCAGGATTTATATATAACGACAAATCATGGAAGCAGTTACAACTCTTAAATAGCAAAGCGATAAACAGTGTAACCACCTATACATTAGCATGCCCTCATCTGATATTACATTATAAGTTCCCCCTTTACATCTTTCTACCCCTTTGGCTATTTGGGGCAAAGTTTCTCTTCGTACAAGGCCAAAATACACCTAGAGCTTAAATCTTGGtgcattattttttttctttctgataTTAGTTTCTTAAGCCAATCAGCAAAAGCATAAATAGGTTACGTTGCATAATGGACGTGGATTAATTTTCTCATGTTGTTAGTCCAACTTCTTGCTTATTACTAAAATCCATTTTTTCATGAGCACCATCAACTTCTTCTTGCTTTTTCTGATCATCAGCTTTTTCTTGATTCTCCAGCACCACCACTTTAATGTCAATGACGACTTCTTTCAGATTGTTTAGATTAATGTCGGGTAGGACTTGTTGCTTTCTGTTTCTGAAGATCGCGTACAGTATCATCTGTGCAATTCCGAATAAAAATCCTAGAATGTTTGGCGTCTGTTCATCCAATAACAAGGAAAATTAAAAATATGTTAGCGTATAAAAGTTGAACGAATTAACTTCTATAGGCATAAGTCGTAAAATTATTTTCGTCTGATCAAATCAATTAAAAGCTAACTACATATAACTATCCATAAAATTAAAATtagaaaaatagaaaataaagcAGGTTACTTACTGCAATGTACATGTCTTTTATCAAAAAACCATAGAAAAACCATATGATGGCGCAAATTGTGAGGAAGAAAGAAAGTGGGAATGGCATGAACTCAACGCTCTTTGTTTGGATAACACGTTTctgcaaaaagaaagaaatgcTTATAttaggcaaaatttaaagaataTATAGTtgaagtggtgtatatatatagtcGATTTGATTTTCAGTTAATTTTCTTACCAACGAACCACAGAATGTAGAAATTTGCAAGCGCGACAATTTATCATATGatattgtaattaatttaacgtaCCATAATGCTAAGAGGAGCAGCAAAAACGATAACAGAAAATACAGCACAGATCCAACCGACGATGTTGAGTCGCGTGTCACTTTTGGCGAATATATATGTCAGGCCGACGATTGCTCCAAATAATCCTATGTTAAACAAAAGCAGCAGCTTCGTAGTGTAAATCTGCAAATCATCCGAAAAAATCAATAAATATTTCACTTTGTACTCATAATTTCAAAAATGTAAGAAGTTTAGCGGTACTAATATAAATCTTGAACCCTCAAATATAAACATTGAATTGTATTATAACCTTGGCCTCTCTGGTGGCATATATCAAGAAAATTGTGAGATATATCAATTCAATTGCTGTTCCGAAGCTGTTAATGGTTATCAGCAAAGTGCCATTATTTTCTTTGAGAAAAGCATAGTACAAATAAAGCATGGCACTGAATAGCGAAACCGAATAAGGTATAGACTGGAATCCTTCCGTGGATTTTCGCTTATATATCCTATAGAAAGTTGGTCTGTAAATAAAGAAAAGTTGCACATATATAAGAATATTATTAAGGCATAATCTTCagaattaaaaaaacaaataagaaaCTGGATCGAGGAGACTTGAACTCCATCTTACATTGGGGACAAGTACACCAAGAACGACACCCCATTTCCTGAAAAAGACCAAGCAAAaagtataaaattggtaaaaagaTGTGAGTTATAATGGAAAGGTAGAGGCATGAAGAATTAATTAAGTACCAAGAATGCCAAAAACAAAGGCCAACTGAGAAGCAGTGAACGCCATTCTTGGGTGTACTGGTGATAAATACAAGAGCTAACTGGAGAAAAGCCTTAAACCATGAGGGAAAACAAAGTGTTGAGACAACGtttatatagaaaaaaaaaagtgagataTTGCTGATAAAGATTGCTTGCCACTTGAAACTACTGCCACTTTTGGCTTTGAGCTGTCCAAATATCATGTTGAAAATCGACGTGGTTTTAAATGTGAACAATATAATATACTTAATTCAATTCCTAgaaggttaattaattaaagtagGTAATTTTGCCGAAAGTCACAATTTTGCTTGAATGTTACTCATGTACGATATATCTTTTCTTACCAAGCTACTATTGTTTGTTATTTAGGTGCTAGCTAGCTAGTATAAATTGAACCATATATGTGGTCCGTTGAAACGAGGAGTAATTTGGATAGTATATGGTTGAAATTGGAAAGAAACTATTCGAAGTTGAATTTTAATttccaaaaagaaaagaatatcCGGAAGAGCTGATTAgagtattataaaaaaataaaaaaaaaggatacaTATACTGTCAATTTTCTTTACCTGTTGCTCATCTTGTTTGAAAAACTTTGAATCTATGATATTATTTGAATTAAAGAAAGTATTTTCATGAAAAGTCAAAATTTATCGtttataattttaaatttttaacgtCTTCTTTGCAACACATATATCACTAAACTAGTTTCTCGACACATGCGTTGCACGTGTATGTCGAGTTATATAATAGAGGGTTTTGTAAAATATATTATTAAAAGAATTGAGTGAAtggttgttcatgaaagaataaataataagattATGTGTTTGCACACACATATATCACTAAACTAGTTTCTCGACACGTGCATTGCACGTGTATGCCGAGTTATGTAATAGATGGTTTTGTAAAATACATTATTAAAAGAATAATTTTAAATTTGTAACTTCTTCTTTGGCGCaaatacatagaaataaattCATAATCTGGACAAGGAAACGAGTTTTTGTATGTGAAGATTGTGATGCGCCAGTAAGCAGTTATAGAGATATAGGAGGGCCTAATACGATTGAAGAAGTACTTGCATAAAAAGTCGAAATTTATCGTTTATAATGTTAAAAATTTTAACGTCTTCTTTGGCCaaatacatagaaataaattCTGAATCTGAACAAGAAAATGAGTTTTGTGTCTGTGAAGATTGTGATGCGCCAATAATCAGTTATAGAGATATAGGAGAGCCTAATACGATTAAAGAAGTACTTTCATGAAAAGTCGAAATCTATCGtttataattttaaatttttaacgtCTTCTTTGGCGGAAATACATAGAAATTAAATTTCGAATCTGGACAAAGAAATGAGTTTTGTGTCTGTGAAGATTGTGATGCGCCAACAATCAGTTATAGACATATAGGAGGGCTTAATACGATTTAAAGCATGCAAATCGAGAAGGACGTGATTTATAGTCacgtaagtaaaaaaaaaaatcttaaactcTATGCTTAATAAGTACATTTACATAAAATGAAACGGAATAATTAAGTACGTTATGAATTTTATGTGCCTCCATATAAGATCTCTCTAATAAATGTATAAACCAACTTCGTTGTCTTATAGAACAATCACCATTTCTTTCTATATTGCTGTTGGAAACACTTGTCAAAAAGCAAAACagaaacaaaagaaaacaaaatagtGTTGAGACAAGGTACGTACGTCAGATGAGATGAGTTACGTGAAGGAAATTGAAActgaaagaaaaagagagaatgaGAGAAACAAAAGATAGAAGAAACGGCGTAGGTTGTGCAAGCTTTAGACTGTTGTCGTTTGCACGTGACTTTTTTCTTCCGTTACGTTTTCTTATACCGTATACACCCAATTACGCCGTccgtttcaaaataagtgttaaCAACGACAACATATAGCTAGCGTTTGGCCatggattttcaaaaaaaattaaaaaacttgatttgggtgaagtttttcaagtttaaaaaatgtgtttggccatagtttttcaaaacatatttcactttttgttttgaaaaaacaTGAAACGTTACTTATATCGATAAATTCTAAAAACTATCAAAAATACTCAAACCaaacaaaacatacatacttgtTAATCCCGAATTATGCAGAACATGATATTTTAACAACAATTGCTAACTATACACTTACTAGCTACTACAATTCAAATTGTCATACAAAGATTCATCCATGCAGAAAAAAAACAACGGTAGTAACTAGCTATTccttaatataatcttcccataTTGTACGAATAATCTTTAATTTATAAAAGAGACTGCATTAATTGCGGAAACATGGTAGATACTGCTTTAATGGAGGAACATGGTAGATAGAATTAGTTGGGTCATAAATAGataggtcttttttttttttttttgtaaaatacaaaatttggggtagtttttaaaagttttgaaaaggccAAAACATAGACCTTGGCCCAAAAACAGGCTTGAGCCAGAATTTGGGAATTTGAAtatttgttttcaaaatctgTAAAAAATTTATGTTCAAGCAAAgatttgaaaacaaatcttcaaatatcttcccaaaatctatggccaaatagGAGCCTAGTATAATCTCATCAGGttgggtctggagagggtagactGTATGCAAactttacccctaccttgtgacgGGTAGAGAGATTGTTTCTGATAGACTTCCGGCTTGAAGAGAGATGAAAAAACATTAGTAATAATAAGCAATAATAACAGCAAGATAATAAGATAACAGAGTGAAAGCATCTTAGCAAAAAAAGTTTGTCCCAAAATAAGCGTCATCTTAGAAATTCAAAATAAAAATTGGCAAGTGTTTCTAACTATGCCCTTGACATTAAATAAGTAGACCTCTTTAATACTACTCTATTCTCAAAAACTATCTAATAAAAATGAATAgtttagtaaacttcacattatatttaaattttttaatgaaCGTGATTTTTGCTAGCTAAGAGGACACTTActttggaatggagggagtagtatATAAACCATAATCTCTTTTCTAAAatctaaccaaaaaaaaaaacgactCCACTTGTAGTACATTTTACACTGTAGGTGGCACCACGTAGGATTCccttcttttcttccttttgacGAGCTTTTCTCCTTGCAATGCACCAATTTTGTTCTTCTTAACCCTCGAACTGTCAGTTATATCGCTAAGTAAtcccttcattaatttcattttatGCATTATATTGCTTTAGCTTAACACAAAGTttagaaatattaaaaaaaaattgaggtatatatatcatatcacaatTAACTTTTTTAGTTTTTTAAGGATTTAAACATATCATATCATTAAGAATATGAAACGTCTTGACAGGTATATAAAATTAGGCTCGACGTCTACAAAGATATATATACGAATAGTATACAATAAAGATTCATCTACCTGAGCAAATTTATTTGGACCTGAGACATACTTATTGTTGTTATAGAGTAACCTTATATAttctactactccctccgtctcatattactaaCTCGTTGACTTTTTCTTTTACATGCCCTTTAAAAAATCATGaataaaagatatatttttaCTATCTTATCCTAGTCTCTCTCAAATAAATTGCACTCTAGTAATTAATGATTATTTTCAACACTTAATATTAAGGGTATGATGAGGAAGATTTAATTAATTGTATTTTAATTTTGTAAATTGATAAATAATTTA includes these proteins:
- the LOC132610286 gene encoding bidirectional sugar transporter NEC1-like; amino-acid sequence: MAFTASQLAFVFGILGNGVSFLVYLSPIPTFYRIYKRKSTEGFQSIPYSVSLFSAMLYLYYAFLKENNGTLLITINSFGTAIELIYLTIFLIYATREAKIYTTKLLLLFNIGLFGAIVGLTYIFAKSDTRLNIVGWICAVFSVIVFAAPLSIMKRVIQTKSVEFMPFPLSFFLTICAIIWFFYGFLIKDMYIATPNILGFLFGIAQMILYAIFRNRKQQVLPDINLNNLKEVVIDIKVVVLENQEKADDQKKQEEVDGAHEKMDFSNKQEVGLTT